In the Chelonoidis abingdonii isolate Lonesome George chromosome 13, CheloAbing_2.0, whole genome shotgun sequence genome, one interval contains:
- the TVP23C gene encoding Golgi apparatus membrane protein TVP23 homolog C isoform X1 has product MMTTRDGRGSREGLAPGGDVAGGGSEAAPTMLRQDSNDDTEDVSLFDADEEVSTRSKKSKIRHPVASFFHLFFRVSAIVVYLLCELISSSFIACMVSIILLLSCDFWAVKNVTGRLMVGLRWWNQVDDDGRSHWVFEARKASAQGKKVSSEAESRIFWLGLVTCPIIWVIFAFSALFSFKVKWLAVVTMGVVLQGANLYGYIKCKVGRRTNLTSMATSYLGRQFLRQTVVKDDQTES; this is encoded by the exons GACGACACGCGACGGGCGGGGCTCACGTGAGGGATTGGCTCCGGGCGGTGACGTGGCGGGAGGCGGAAGTGAGGCGGCTCCAACGATGCTACGGCAG GACAGTAATGATGACACTGAAGATGTGTCACTGTTTGATGCAGATGAAGAAGTATCCACGAGATCAAAAAAGTCAAAGATAAG GCACCCAGTGGCATCATTTTTCCACTTGTTCTTCCGAGTCAGTGCAATAGTTGTCTATCTTCTCTGTGAACTGATCAGCAGCAGCTTCATTGCCTGCATGGTGTCAATTATCCTGCTCCTGTCGTGTGACTTTTGGGCAGTAAAG AATGTTACGGGCCGGCTAATGGTCGGCCTTCGCTGGTGGAACCAGGTGGATGATGATGGCAGGAGTCACTGGGTGTTTGAAGCCAGGAAG GCATCCGCTCAAGGGAAAAAAGTTTCATCTGAAGCCGAGTCTCGAATCTTCTGGTTAGGACTAGTTACCTGTCCCATCATCTGGGTGATATTTGCCTTCAGTGCCCTGTTCTCATTCAAAGTGAAATGGCTG GCAGTGGTTACAATGGGAGTGGTTCTACAGGGGGCCAACCTGTATGGTTATATCAAGTGTAAAGTGGGCAGAAGAACAAATTTAACCAGCATGGCTACCTCCTATCTTGGAAGGCAGTTCTTGCGGCAG ACTGTGGTTAAAGATGACCAAACCGAATCCTGA
- the TVP23C gene encoding Golgi apparatus membrane protein TVP23 homolog C isoform X2, protein MDSNDDTEDVSLFDADEEVSTRSKKSKIRHPVASFFHLFFRVSAIVVYLLCELISSSFIACMVSIILLLSCDFWAVKNVTGRLMVGLRWWNQVDDDGRSHWVFEARKASAQGKKVSSEAESRIFWLGLVTCPIIWVIFAFSALFSFKVKWLAVVTMGVVLQGANLYGYIKCKVGRRTNLTSMATSYLGRQFLRQTVVKDDQTES, encoded by the exons AT GGACAGTAATGATGACACTGAAGATGTGTCACTGTTTGATGCAGATGAAGAAGTATCCACGAGATCAAAAAAGTCAAAGATAAG GCACCCAGTGGCATCATTTTTCCACTTGTTCTTCCGAGTCAGTGCAATAGTTGTCTATCTTCTCTGTGAACTGATCAGCAGCAGCTTCATTGCCTGCATGGTGTCAATTATCCTGCTCCTGTCGTGTGACTTTTGGGCAGTAAAG AATGTTACGGGCCGGCTAATGGTCGGCCTTCGCTGGTGGAACCAGGTGGATGATGATGGCAGGAGTCACTGGGTGTTTGAAGCCAGGAAG GCATCCGCTCAAGGGAAAAAAGTTTCATCTGAAGCCGAGTCTCGAATCTTCTGGTTAGGACTAGTTACCTGTCCCATCATCTGGGTGATATTTGCCTTCAGTGCCCTGTTCTCATTCAAAGTGAAATGGCTG GCAGTGGTTACAATGGGAGTGGTTCTACAGGGGGCCAACCTGTATGGTTATATCAAGTGTAAAGTGGGCAGAAGAACAAATTTAACCAGCATGGCTACCTCCTATCTTGGAAGGCAGTTCTTGCGGCAG ACTGTGGTTAAAGATGACCAAACCGAATCCTGA
- the TVP23C gene encoding Golgi apparatus membrane protein TVP23 homolog C isoform X3 yields the protein MVSIILLLSCDFWAVKNVTGRLMVGLRWWNQVDDDGRSHWVFEARKASAQGKKVSSEAESRIFWLGLVTCPIIWVIFAFSALFSFKVKWLAVVTMGVVLQGANLYGYIKCKVGRRTNLTSMATSYLGRQFLRQTVVKDDQTES from the exons ATGGTGTCAATTATCCTGCTCCTGTCGTGTGACTTTTGGGCAGTAAAG AATGTTACGGGCCGGCTAATGGTCGGCCTTCGCTGGTGGAACCAGGTGGATGATGATGGCAGGAGTCACTGGGTGTTTGAAGCCAGGAAG GCATCCGCTCAAGGGAAAAAAGTTTCATCTGAAGCCGAGTCTCGAATCTTCTGGTTAGGACTAGTTACCTGTCCCATCATCTGGGTGATATTTGCCTTCAGTGCCCTGTTCTCATTCAAAGTGAAATGGCTG GCAGTGGTTACAATGGGAGTGGTTCTACAGGGGGCCAACCTGTATGGTTATATCAAGTGTAAAGTGGGCAGAAGAACAAATTTAACCAGCATGGCTACCTCCTATCTTGGAAGGCAGTTCTTGCGGCAG ACTGTGGTTAAAGATGACCAAACCGAATCCTGA